The following proteins are encoded in a genomic region of Streptococcus cristatus AS 1.3089:
- a CDS encoding amino acid ABC transporter ATP-binding protein: MTETILEIKNLKKSYGENQVLKDISLTVHKGEVISIIGSSGSGKSTFLRSINLLETPTAGEILYRGKNVLDENYDLTHYREKLGMVFQSFNLFENLNVLENTIVAQTTVLKRERAEAEKIAKENLEKVGMGELYWQAKPKQLSGGQKQRVAIARALSMNPDAILFDEPTSALDPEMVGEVLKIMKDLAKEGLTMIVVTHEMEFARDVSSRVIFMDKGVIAEEGTPQEFFTNPKEERTKEFLHRFLK; this comes from the coding sequence ATGACCGAAACAATTTTAGAAATTAAAAATCTCAAAAAATCTTATGGAGAGAATCAAGTCTTGAAAGACATTTCTCTGACTGTCCACAAGGGCGAAGTTATCTCCATTATCGGAAGTTCAGGTAGCGGGAAATCAACCTTTCTCCGCTCCATCAACCTCCTCGAAACACCTACTGCTGGCGAAATTCTCTATCGCGGGAAAAATGTCTTGGATGAGAATTACGACCTGACTCATTACCGCGAAAAATTAGGTATGGTATTCCAAAGTTTCAATCTTTTTGAAAATCTCAATGTCCTCGAAAACACCATCGTTGCTCAGACAACCGTACTCAAAAGAGAACGTGCTGAGGCAGAAAAGATTGCCAAAGAAAATCTGGAAAAGGTGGGAATGGGAGAGCTCTACTGGCAGGCCAAGCCTAAACAGCTTTCAGGTGGACAAAAACAGCGGGTTGCCATTGCGCGTGCGCTTTCCATGAATCCTGACGCTATCCTTTTCGATGAACCAACTTCAGCTCTTGACCCAGAAATGGTCGGTGAAGTCCTGAAAATTATGAAGGATTTGGCCAAAGAAGGCCTGACCATGATTGTCGTGACCCACGAAATGGAATTTGCCCGCGATGTTTCCAGCCGCGTTATCTTTATGGATAAGGGCGTCATCGCAGAAGAAGGCACTCCTCAAGAATTCTTTACCAATCCTAAAGAAGAACGAACCAAGGAATTTCTACATCGCTTCTTAAAATAA
- the ilvA gene encoding threonine ammonia-lyase IlvA — translation MLTAKDIVRAHKVLKDVVVNTPLDYDHYLSEKYGAKIYLKKENAQRVRSFKIRGAYYAISQLSEEERERGVVCASAGNHAQGVAYTCNEMKIPATIFMPITTPQQKIGQVRFFGGDFVTIKLVGDTFDASARAAMEFTRMENRTFIDPFDDAHVQAGQGTVAYEILEDTARESIDLDLVLVPVGGGGLIAGVSTYIKESQPQIEVIGVEANGARSMRAAFEAGGPVKLKEIDKFADGIAVQKVGASTYEATKKNVETLIGVDEGLISETLIDLYSKQGIIAEPAGAASVAALEVLREYIKGKTVCCIISGGNNDINRMPEMEERALIYDGIKHYFVVNFPQRPGALREFVNDILGPNDDITRFEYIKRASKGTGPVLIGIALSNKHDYAGLINRIEQFDPSFINLNGNETLYNMLV, via the coding sequence ATGTTAACAGCAAAAGATATTGTCCGTGCTCATAAGGTATTAAAAGATGTTGTTGTCAATACACCGCTTGATTATGATCATTACTTGTCAGAAAAGTACGGGGCAAAGATTTATCTCAAAAAGGAAAATGCCCAACGTGTCCGCTCCTTCAAAATCCGTGGTGCCTACTATGCCATTTCTCAGTTGAGCGAGGAAGAACGTGAACGTGGGGTTGTCTGTGCTTCTGCGGGCAATCATGCTCAAGGGGTCGCTTACACTTGTAATGAGATGAAAATTCCAGCGACCATTTTTATGCCCATCACAACTCCTCAGCAAAAAATTGGGCAGGTTCGTTTCTTTGGTGGCGACTTTGTGACCATCAAGCTAGTAGGAGATACTTTTGATGCTTCTGCTCGGGCGGCTATGGAATTCACACGGATGGAAAATCGGACTTTCATCGATCCTTTTGATGATGCTCATGTTCAAGCAGGTCAGGGAACGGTTGCTTATGAAATCCTAGAAGATACAGCTCGGGAGTCCATCGATTTAGACTTGGTTTTGGTACCAGTAGGAGGCGGCGGTCTCATCGCAGGAGTATCCACTTACATCAAGGAAAGTCAGCCACAAATTGAAGTGATTGGGGTAGAGGCTAATGGCGCCCGCAGTATGAGGGCGGCTTTCGAAGCAGGCGGCCCTGTCAAGCTCAAAGAAATTGATAAATTTGCGGATGGTATCGCAGTCCAAAAGGTAGGGGCCTCTACTTATGAAGCGACGAAGAAGAATGTAGAAACACTTATCGGGGTTGATGAAGGTTTGATTTCAGAAACCTTGATTGATCTCTATTCTAAACAAGGAATCATCGCAGAGCCTGCTGGTGCAGCTAGCGTGGCAGCCCTAGAAGTATTGCGAGAATACATCAAAGGAAAAACTGTCTGCTGTATTATTTCGGGAGGAAATAATGACATTAACCGCATGCCGGAAATGGAAGAGCGTGCCCTTATCTATGATGGCATCAAGCATTATTTTGTAGTAAATTTCCCGCAGCGGCCTGGTGCCTTACGTGAATTTGTAAATGATATTTTAGGGCCAAATGATGACATCACTCGATTTGAATACATCAAGCGGGCCAGCAAAGGGACAGGTCCAGTCTTGATTGGAATTGCCTTGTCCAATAAACATGATTATGCAGGTCTGATCAATCGAATTGAGCAGTTTGACCCATCCTTTATCAATCTGAATGGAAATGAAACACTTTACAACATGCTAGTCTGA
- a CDS encoding ABC transporter substrate-binding protein/permease — protein MKKFILTLFTALLVCLGTLTVAQADDYLRIGMEAAYAPFNWTQDDDSNGAVKIEGTNQYANGYDVQVAKKIAQEMGKEPLVVKTSWNGLIPALTSGKIDMIIAGMSPTAERKKEIAFSSSYYTSEPVMLVRKDGNYSNAKTLKDFKDAKITSQQGVYLYNLISQLPGAKQETAMGDFAQMRQALESGVIDGYISERPEALTAEAANSKFKMIQFKEGFEVGEEDASIAVGMRKDDSRIEQANAAIAKLSADEQTQLMDQMIKNQPVDTDTDDAEDTFFNKVLKIWKENWPQFLRGAGLTLLISITGTIAGLLIGLLIGVYRTAPISKNKALAFLQKLFGWFLNVYIEIFRGTPMIVQSMVIYYGTAQAFGISIDRTAAAIFIVSINTGAYMSEIVRGGIFAVDKGQFEAATALGMTHGQTMRKVVLPQVVRNILPATGNEFVINIKDTSVLNVISVVELYFSGNTIATQTYQYFQTFTIIAVIYFVLTFTITRILRFIERKFDTDHYTTGANQMQTGELKQ, from the coding sequence ATGAAAAAATTCATTTTAACCTTATTTACAGCCCTCCTCGTCTGTCTGGGAACCCTTACCGTGGCTCAGGCGGATGATTATCTCAGAATTGGGATGGAAGCGGCCTATGCCCCTTTCAACTGGACCCAAGATGATGATTCAAATGGCGCTGTCAAAATCGAAGGAACAAATCAGTATGCCAATGGCTACGATGTCCAAGTTGCCAAGAAGATTGCTCAGGAAATGGGCAAGGAACCGCTGGTTGTAAAGACTTCTTGGAATGGACTGATCCCAGCCTTGACCTCTGGTAAAATCGATATGATTATCGCTGGTATGAGCCCAACAGCCGAACGGAAAAAAGAAATCGCCTTTTCTAGCAGTTACTACACCAGTGAGCCTGTTATGCTGGTTCGAAAAGACGGCAACTACTCCAATGCCAAGACCCTCAAGGACTTTAAAGATGCTAAAATCACCTCCCAGCAAGGTGTCTATCTTTACAATCTGATTTCTCAACTGCCGGGTGCTAAGCAAGAAACGGCCATGGGAGATTTCGCCCAAATGCGTCAAGCTCTAGAATCTGGTGTTATTGACGGTTACATTTCTGAACGGCCCGAAGCTCTGACAGCTGAAGCTGCCAACTCTAAGTTCAAAATGATTCAATTCAAAGAGGGCTTTGAAGTTGGCGAAGAAGATGCCTCCATCGCCGTCGGCATGCGTAAAGACGACAGTCGAATCGAGCAAGCGAATGCAGCTATCGCTAAACTTTCAGCGGATGAACAAACGCAACTGATGGATCAGATGATTAAAAATCAGCCGGTGGACACTGATACTGACGATGCTGAAGACACATTCTTCAATAAAGTTCTTAAGATTTGGAAGGAAAATTGGCCACAATTTTTACGCGGAGCTGGTTTGACCTTGCTTATTTCCATTACAGGGACGATCGCTGGTCTCCTCATCGGTTTGCTGATTGGGGTCTATCGGACAGCGCCCATTTCAAAAAATAAGGCTTTAGCCTTCCTACAAAAACTATTCGGTTGGTTCCTCAATGTTTATATTGAAATCTTCCGTGGTACACCTATGATTGTACAATCCATGGTTATCTACTATGGAACAGCTCAGGCTTTTGGCATCTCGATTGACCGGACGGCTGCAGCCATCTTCATCGTTTCTATCAATACTGGTGCTTACATGAGTGAAATTGTCCGCGGTGGTATCTTTGCCGTTGACAAGGGACAATTTGAAGCAGCTACTGCGCTCGGAATGACCCACGGTCAAACCATGCGCAAGGTCGTCCTGCCACAGGTGGTCCGCAACATTTTGCCTGCAACTGGTAATGAATTTGTCATCAATATCAAGGATACTTCTGTCCTCAATGTCATCTCCGTGGTAGAGCTCTACTTCTCAGGAAATACCATTGCAACTCAGACCTATCAGTATTTCCAAACCTTCACCATTATCGCAGTCATTTACTTCGTCTTGACCTTTACTATCACTCGAATCCTACGTTTCATCGAGCGGAAGTTTGACACAGATCATTACACAACAGGTGCCAACCAAATGCAGACGGGAGAATTGAAACAATGA
- a CDS encoding SPFH domain-containing protein, whose amino-acid sequence MLEYNILNQGDDLMFFNFFFFFFLFFIILCILAAFSSLYVVRQQSVAIIERFGRYHKTSTSGMNVRLPLGIDKIAARVQLRLLQSEIIVETKTQDNVFVTMNVATQYRVNEHNVTDAYYKLMRPEAQIKSYIEDALRSSVPKLTLDELFEKKDEIALEVQKQVAEEMSTYGYIIVKTLITKVEPDAEVKQSMNEINAAQRKRVAAQELAEADKIKIVTAAEAEAEKDRLHGVGIAEQRKAIVDGLADSIQELKGANVELTEEQIMSILLTNQYLDTLNNFADKEGNNTIFLPANPDGVESIRTQILSALKAK is encoded by the coding sequence GTGCTAGAATATAATATATTAAATCAAGGAGATGATCTTATGTTTTTTAATTTCTTCTTTTTCTTCTTTCTCTTTTTTATCATTCTTTGTATTTTAGCGGCATTTAGCTCGCTCTATGTCGTGCGCCAGCAGTCTGTTGCCATCATTGAGCGTTTCGGCCGCTACCACAAGACCAGTACAAGTGGGATGAATGTGCGTTTGCCTTTGGGAATTGACAAAATTGCTGCTCGTGTCCAGTTGCGTTTGCTGCAGAGCGAGATTATTGTCGAGACCAAGACTCAGGATAATGTCTTTGTGACCATGAATGTTGCGACCCAGTATCGTGTAAATGAACACAATGTCACGGATGCTTACTATAAACTCATGCGACCAGAAGCGCAGATCAAGTCTTATATCGAAGATGCTCTGCGTTCCTCTGTTCCTAAACTGACCTTGGACGAGCTCTTTGAAAAGAAAGATGAGATTGCCCTAGAAGTTCAAAAGCAGGTGGCTGAAGAAATGTCCACTTATGGCTACATCATTGTCAAAACCTTGATTACCAAGGTTGAGCCAGATGCAGAAGTCAAGCAGTCTATGAACGAAATCAACGCCGCTCAACGCAAGCGCGTAGCAGCTCAGGAATTGGCAGAAGCAGATAAGATCAAAATCGTTACTGCAGCAGAGGCTGAGGCTGAGAAAGACCGCCTTCACGGGGTCGGTATTGCAGAGCAACGGAAGGCGATCGTAGATGGTTTAGCTGACTCCATCCAAGAACTTAAAGGGGCCAATGTTGAACTGACAGAAGAGCAAATCATGTCCATTCTATTGACCAACCAATATCTAGATACTTTGAATAATTTTGCGGATAAAGAAGGAAATAATACGATTTTCCTTCCAGCAAACCCTGATGGAGTGGAGAGTATCCGCACGCAAATCCTTTCAGCTCTCAAAGCAAAATAA